The genomic DNA CGAATTGACCGAATTAATCGAATTTTAAAACCCTATTCGATTTtacctttaaaatttttttatttaattaattatattttaaaataaaaattaattaaaataatattcttattcgatttaaccgaattacaaaatttaaaatcaaaatcgaatcgaattaatcgaaaaccgaatcaaatttttaaaaaaaccgaaaatcaaattaatcaaatcgAATTTCTAAATTCTATTGATTCAATTCGATGAATTCAGTTTTTCCAAATTTTTATTTACCACTACTTGCATCTCATCAAAGTTAACTGAGGCCGCTGGCGAAGAGTTGTCGCTCTGGTTTGCACGGTCTTTCcaacaataaaattaaatttaaaaaatattattgaacTGTCATTTCAACGATTATTCTTTATCTTGAACCTCAACCGGTTCAATCCCAGCCGGACCGATTCCGGTTCAAACCAGTATAACCGGATCAATAAATAACTGACCGGTGTAACCGGGCCCGGCCTGTGGTGGGTCTGTCTCTCCCTCTCCCTGTAGAAAATATGTATCATGCCAACACATGCACACAAACAAACAGGCTTCGACAGTGGCAGAAAACAGAGGAAGGAAGGAAGCGAGGAAGGAAGGAAGCGAGCATTTCAACAAATGGCTTACGGGAGAGtcgtcctcctgctgctcctgTTCGCGTTGCTCTTCGCCTCCTCCCTCTGTGGCTCTCCGACCATTGCGCCTGAGAGAAAGGCCATCGAGATCAGCATCGGCGTCGGCAATGAGACCGAATTCCTCAACGACAAGCAGTACAAAGCGTACATTGTGATCCAGCGGTTCAAGAAGATCATCACCTGCGACCCCGGCGGGGTGACCAACTCCTGGGTGGGCCCCCGGCCTTGCAACTACCAGGGGTTTCACTGCGGCGCCCCGGAGGACTCCCCCGACGAGCCGACCATCGCTGCCGTCGACTTCAACGGCTACAACCTCAGCGCCCCCTCCGTGTCTGGCTTCTTGGACCATCTCCCGGACCTCGCCTTCTTCCACTCCAACTCCAACAACTTCTCCGGCCCCATCCCCGACCTCTCCGGGCTACGGTACCTCCGTGAGCTCGACGTCAGCAACAGCGCCCACACCGGCGCCTTCCCCGCGGCCGTCCTCTCTCTCCGCAACCTCATCTTCCTCGACATCCGCTTCAACCTCTTCGCCGGCGCTGTCCCGGCCTCCGTCTTCAACCTCGGCCTCGACGTGCTGTTCCTCAACGACAACAATCTCAACAAGCCACTGCCGGCCGCCATCGGAAGCTCGCCCGTCGCGTACCTTACCCTGGCCAACAACGGCTTCACCGGCCCAATTCCACGGTCGATCTCCAAAGCTTCGAAAACCTTAATTGAGGTGCCGTCAAACCACAAAACTCTGCAACTTGTTGCACAAGTATTTCCCCTGTTCGAAGGCGATTTCATTTCAATTAAACCCTAAAGCCTAATTTCGGCAATTTTGGCGCGAACAGGTGCTCCTCCTCAACAACAATCTCTCCGGCTGCTTGCCTCAGGAAATTGGATTGCTGAGCGTCGCGACGGTCTTCGACGCTGGATCCAACCGTATCACGGGGCCGATTCCCTGGTCCTTTGCCTGCCTCCTCAAGGTGGAGCAGCTCAACCTGGCGGAGAACCTGCTCTACGGCGAGGTGCCAGATCTGGTGTGCCGGCTCGCCACGGACGGCAACTTGGCTAATCTATCTCTCTCGGGAAACTACTTCACCTGGCTAGGGCACTCCTGCTGGGGCTTGATCGACGCCGGAGTGCTGGACGTGAGGCGGAATTGCATACTAGGTCTGCCGGAGCAGAGGCCGCCGACGGAGTGCGCGCGCTTCCTGTTGCGGGCGAAGTACT from Zingiber officinale cultivar Zhangliang chromosome 4A, Zo_v1.1, whole genome shotgun sequence includes the following:
- the LOC121969839 gene encoding uncharacterized protein At4g06744-like: MPTHAHKQTGFDSGRKQRKEGSEEGRKRAFQQMAYGRVVLLLLLFALLFASSLCGSPTIAPERKAIEISIGVGNETEFLNDKQYKAYIVIQRFKKIITCDPGGVTNSWVGPRPCNYQGFHCGAPEDSPDEPTIAAVDFNGYNLSAPSVSGFLDHLPDLAFFHSNSNNFSGPIPDLSGLRYLRELDVSNSAHTGAFPAAVLSLRNLIFLDIRFNLFAGAVPASVFNLGLDVLFLNDNNLNKPLPAAIGSSPVAYLTLANNGFTGPIPRSISKASKTLIEVLLLNNNLSGCLPQEIGLLSVATVFDAGSNRITGPIPWSFACLLKVEQLNLAENLLYGEVPDLVCRLATDGNLANLSLSGNYFTWLGHSCWGLIDAGVLDVRRNCILGLPEQRPPTECARFLLRAKYCPFRYEVPCSLTTCAVKAAAPPRYVTYEALRPPPRN